The Faecalibaculum rodentium genome segment AACCCGCTTTTCCCGGACACATGCGCCACGATAAAGCGGGTTTTCTCATCAATGGTTATTTGGATTTTGGTTCCGATACTGCATCAGCTGCCGTCTGGGACACATCTGATGCCCCATCTTTTCCGGCTCCTGTCGACACCGGCTCCGGTTTCTGACCACTGCCACTGCCCGCTGCCTCTGCATTGAGCTGGTCCCTGCAGGCACCGACCCGCCGGCTGACCTCCTGCACATGGCTTTCCACCGATTCATGCGCCTGCTGCATCCGGCTCGCCGCTGCATCCTGCACAGCCTGCACCCTGGCACCGGCTTCGTGCACCCGAGCATTCACACGGTCCTGCACCTGCTGCACCCGCTGCCCTGCTTCCTGGATATGCCGGTTCACCCGGTCCACACTGGTCTGGTATGCCTCATCCATCCGCTGGTGCACAAACCCGCGGACATGGCGGCTGTTTTCCTGCATCTTCTGCAGACTGGCCACCGCAGCCGCGAAACCTTCATCCTGATACGCCACACTGCTGACAGCCCGCTGCACATGGGCATGCAGCTGCTCCAGCGCCTTGCGATGCCGGCCCATCTCCCGGTTCGTAGTGATGAAATCCGTCCCGAACACAATCGTGAACAGAACCATGATGCCTTCCATCGCATGCAGCGGAATATGCGCCACAAGGTTCTCCATCCACGGCTGGAAAACATACGTTACCACCAGCCCCGCCACTCCATACAGCGTGGAATTCAGCAGACATACCCGTCCATGGATATTGAACCTGTGCTTCGAATAATCCCACCACAGCCGGTGGTACTTCTTCTGGAGATACCAGCTCGTGATGTACTCCAGCACGCTGGTGAGCCAGAATGTATTCACAAACACCCAGAACGGATTCATGCTCAGTCTGTCCACAATATAAATGATGAACAGGCAGCCAAACCCGAAAATCGGTACATAGGGACCATGGAAGAAGCCTGTGTTCACGAACTTGAAATCCTTCGCTCCCACATACAGGCCCTGGACCACCCAGCCCCCGAAGGAGTACACCATAAAGTAAAAATAAGCATGGAGACAGTTGATCAAAAAGGGTTCCATGTTGTTCTCTTCCTCTCTCTGTTTTCTCTATTCTATCCTGCCATGCCCGGTTTCCATTCAAAAACGCCCGCATGACGGGCGTTTGCGCATGATCTTCGTACGTTTCTGCTCTTTTTCTGCAGATTAGTGGCGTCTGAAGAGACCCTTCAGAATTGCCATGGCACCAGCCACCATCAGGATGCCCTTGCCGACTTCCTTCAGGGTTGCAGCCGGGTCTTCCTTGGCGCGGTTGACGAATTCTTCGGCCTTGTCCTGGACTTCACTCAGGAACTCCGGATATTCGCCTTCGATTTCGTCACCGATCTGGTCAGCCACTTCATCGATGGGTTCATGGAAAGACTTCGCTTCCTTCACAATGCTCTCTCCGGAATCCGCAGCCACGATTTCATCAGAAATTCTGTTCTGTTCCTTCGTGGGAGTTTTCCGGAACGTGGAATACTGCTCCGGCGCATCGTTTGTCGAAGGCTGCCCTACATCCAGCGACAGGTCGTTGTCCAGGGGATGTGTTTTGTCATCCTCACTCCTTGAAGTCACCGTTGCGTTTTCATTCACATTGCTGCTGTTTGAATACGTGCCGAATGATTCATCCAGTTTCGTGATCTCCTTGTGTGCTTTATTGCTCATGTTGATTACCTCTTATCCGCCGAACTGTTACCCGGCTCTACACTAATAATTATACGTTCGTAACCCGGCATTCACCTGTCTGGTGACCGGTGTGCCATTACATTCCACAGCAATCACACAAACGCGCGTCTACCGACGCCTGCCGCCCTCCAGGAAGAACCCGAATGCGGCCCCCGCAATACCGCCCACAATGTGAGCCATCTGGGAGATATTGTCCGAAGACAGCACACCCGCGAGGATTTCCTGCCCGAGATACAGCGTCACAACCAGAATCATCGTGATGGGAATCTCTCCGCGTTTGAAGGAAGTCATGCTGCACAGGATGATGAATGCAAAGACCACACCGCTGCAGCCAATGAGTCCGTTGGTCGTCACGGCCATATTCGCAAACGCAGTCAGGACAGCCGTGATCAGAATGATGATGAGGGTGTTCTTCGACCCGTACTTTTCCTCCACCACCGGCCCGACCAGCAAAAGCAGCATCATATTGCTCGCAAAGTGTTCAATGGATGCATGTCCAAGGACATAGGTAAACATCGTCAGGTACGTCCGCACGCTGTCCAGCGGGCCGCGGTGCGTCACAAACCACTCCGAAACATAGCGGTATCCCGTGAGTTCCGAGAATATCAGTACCCCGAGACAAAGCAGTGCAAAGGTCAGGATCACCGGCGAATTGTATTTCAGGCGAATCTTCATGATCATTTCCTCCAAATCCCTATCAGTGTATCAAAGAGAGTGGAGGAACTCTTCCCGGTTTCGTGATGATTTTTGCAGCGGTCCGGCAGTTTCCGGATGCCGATGGTGGCTGACAGGCCGATTTCACAAAATGGACAGCTGTCGAGTCACATCTTGATGGTTCCGGTCTTCTGATACTCGGACTTCATCCTTTCCACTTCCTGAACCGGATATTTCGTCACCTGAGAAATCATTTGTGTCAAAGCTCCGCCTTCAACCATGATCCTTGCATTCTCGCGGTTCTTCGCTTCCTGTTCTTTGAGCAAATTCTCTTTTACTTTCCGTTCCCGCTCTTCCACAATCTTTTCCCATCTCTCATCCACGGTCATCATGCCTTCCTCCTTCCGTTTCAGATATATGCTTCTCTTCCTGATTTCACCATAAACCATTTCTTCCGGATTGGAACAAAGCGGGTCATGCATCAGATCCTTCAGAGGCCGGTCTCCTGGCCAGGTGGCATCAATAAAAATCACCGTTCTTCCATCGCCCAGCTCATGCCCAGCCTGACCCTTCATGGTGAAGGAATGTAGTGGCTTGTCATTCCCAATCGCATCACCTTTGCAGATAAAAACAAGCGCAGAGTCCTGAAGATCCCCATAAGATTCACCATGATTCAGCATTTTCCGGCCGTAGTTGATGGAGTAGTATCGACTGCGCTTTGCCTGGACCGGCGGCTTGCAGAGAATGACCTGAAACTCCACAATATCCACACTTTCATCCGCTTCATGTCCCACGACATCCATCCGGGTGGATTTTGAATCCGTATTGACGATGGTCAGCTGAATCTCCACAGAATCAATGATGATTTCTTTCCCTCGAATGAGGCTGAGCATCAGCTGCAGCGTATCCACTTCATCCTCGAAAAACACGCTGGCATACATGTCATTGAACAAGTCGGCATCCTGAAGAATCTCGTCAAATTCCTTCTTCATGATTCTGCTCCTTTTGCCGGGATTGAAAAAAAACCGAATCAACTGCGAATACGGGGATGGAAATGCTCTTTGTCTCCATACATAAATTTCTTCCTTTACATATTGTTGATTTACGTTCTGATTATACCGCTAAACAACCCTTTATCCACTAATTTTTATACACATAATCTACAATTGGTTTATTCTCTATATCTGTCTTAAATACCCACCAGAAACCCTGTCCGCTCCGGACAATCCTGCAACTCTCACATACGATTCCTGCACCCACTCCACACGAAAAAGCAGACCGAAACCGATCTGCCTTTTGACTCAATATTCCACCAGCAATGTCACAAATTTGCAATGACCAATAGGATCTACCACAACTTCGCCATCAACAACCGGCAGCTCACGGATCTTTTCTTCCCGAAGATTCAGTTCATACACATGAGCCGGTCTGCGGACAAACCGAACCCGGTCACCTACAGCTTCCTGATGACGGCCATTGTACAGCCGTAACACAATACCCTCACTGTCCTCCGCCTGCTTGATTGCCGATACCACCAGATTTCCGTCGGACTCAAGCAAAGACAGTTCCCGGTCATTTGTCCCCACTGTTTCCATCTGCGAGAAAATCAGCCGTCCATTCAGGAACCGCGCATACTCATACACCTCAACCGGTGAATTGAAGTCCTTTGCAAGCTGCGGCAGGCGGGCTTCATTCAAAGCCGCAGGGACAAAGGCTGCACCGAAAGAATACACCATGGTTTTCAACAGCTGTGCATCCGGTGTCTCAATAATGCTCTCGCCTGAAGCACGGCCTGGTCGATACAGAAGGTTTTCACGCCCCATGAAGCCATAGGTTCTGAACAGCGTCAGTCGAATGACAGATCCATCTACAATTTCATATTCGCGAACACCCTGCGGGAAAACCGCCACTGTTCTTTCTCCTTCACTCAAGGCTGCATAGCTCTGACACGGTTCAATGGAAATCGGCGGCTCCTGCCAGGCATTGGACTGTGCCCAGTTCACAGGCTGTCCCGCAGCCGCTTCAGTCTTTTCTTCCGCCGCCTGTTCATACCACGCCATTTCCTTTTCATAGCGATTCGGCCGACAAATGCTGCCAAACTGCTGATCTGCAAAATTGAACGCCGTCTGCATTTCTGCATCAAACAGTACACACAGTCTATGGGACAGGCCCCGGTTTTCAACCTTAGTCTCAAACCCGATGACAGGCTCTCCCCGCTTCAGGGTCACAGTCATTGTCACCGGCATCACCGTATCTGCAATTCCCCTGGAACGCTTCTCCAAATCTGTCGGGACCTTCATATCCAGATGAATGATGGCGCGTGAGACAAGGGGCGAACTTTCGATTCGCACATCCGCCTGAGAGGCTGAGCTTCGAATCACCATATCCTGTCGCGGCGGGGAGTAGTTGAAACTGTCGCCATCATCCCCATTCTCCTCCAGTACCGCCTGATTTTTATAGAGACGCCCGGATTGCTTCTCCAGGATATCCAAAGACCCGTTCTTGTTGACGCTGATCCGGTAAAATTCATTTTCCAGTACGTCGGACTCCACCAGCAAAGCCGCTGTGTTTTCATCCGCAATCTGATACTGTGCATATCCCAGTGCAGGAACCTCGTATTTCAGTGCAATCACTGCTTCATACACCTTCTCCGGTTTCTCTGGCTGGTCTGAAGGATTCAGTACAATGGTCTGATTCAGTACATACTCTGTCAGGTCCCGCATAGACAGAATGGTATAGGGGACCGCTTCCCCCTTCTCATTTACAATTCCAAAAGAATCCGAGGGGACATAGGTTGTAAAGATACGAACACCTTTGCGCTTCTGCGGGAGGGGATTGATCAGTGTCCAGCTCAGCCGGTTTTTATCTCCAGCAACCGACGTCGCGATGAGTCGCCCATGAAGTTCGGCGAGTGCCAGGGCTGTGTCCATCGCCTGTTTATTCCGGGTGTGCACATCTTCGTTGACGGTATCCGCAATGCAGCTGCCAATGGAATCATGGGCTGCATTTTCGAACAGCAGCTTCCAGATGTATTCCACTGTCTTTTTGGGGTACTCATTCCCTAAAGACGCACTGATCACCAGCAGCGGCTCCAGCACATTCGCCACATAATTCTGCACCGCTGTATTCTCGGCTTTCAGGTCGCTCCGGGAACTGAAAATGGATTTGTGTATCCGGGAATGCTTCGCCATAAGCAACTCACCCTTTACCTTTTCCAGGTCAGGAGCTGCGGCCTTCACATCCCGCAGGTAGTCTTCCACCGTAGAAATCACATAGGTATTCTCCGGATCCGCTGCATTTCTTTGCTCAATCAGCTCCACCAGATTTTTCCGGACCGGCGCCTGATCAAAGCCATTCGGGAAATAGACATTATCCGTCGCTCCATGGCCCATCTTCTTCAGACATTCCTGTTCCCAGAACCTGGAGCTCTCCGGCTCGCTCTCAGGGATATTACCACCAATGTAGTAACCGAAGGGAATCTGGGCTGCCAGTACGCGGCTGCCGTCATCTCCTTCCCACTCAAAATCCGTGTGACTGACCATGTCATCACAGACCCCCCGCCAGAAAACCGTGGAGTCCATCTCGAAGGAACGATAGATCTGCGGCATGTTTCCCGCCTGTCCGAAGGAATCCGGCACATATCCCACATTCATCACCGGGCCAAATTCGCTGCATCGCCGAATACCATACATAAGATTACGGACAATGCTCTCGGCTGAAATCACCATCTGGTCTGTCTGCGTATACCAGGGCCCGATGACCAGCTGCCCTTTCTGTACCAGATTCGAAATCCGGTCTCCATCCTGTGGCCGCCACGCCAGGTAATCATCCAGCAGCGAGGCCTGTGCATCCAGCATAAACCGCATCTCCGGCTGTTTTTCCAGAGTCTCCAGTACATCCTGGAGATCCTTCATCAGGTAGACCTTCGACCTCGACGTCGTAAAGTACCATTCCCGGTCCCAGTGGGAGTGGGGAATCACATGTATTTTCTTTGTCATTGTATTCTCACTTTCCTGTTTCCTTTAATCCTCTGCCTCTTCCTGGCTGCAGGACAGACAGAGAAAGGGCAGGTACCCATAGCGGACCGCCGAGGTCCCGGGCCCTGCCCTGTTGTGATTATTTACTCGATCGTGATATCGATATCGATGTCATCCAGACTGATATTAGAGCTGTCACCTTCCACATTGACGTTGAAGTTCACCAGCCAGGTGGATACCAATGCGATGAAGAGTGCACCGGCAAGAATTCCCACCAGATAGGCCCAGCCATTGGCGATAGAAATGAATCCATAAATACCACCGACAGGAGGAATCTCCGCTGTAGCACCCAGCAGGCAGGTCACGGCTGCACCCAGTGCACCACCAACCATGTTCACAGGAATCAGTACCTGAGGCTTGACCAGTGTGTAGGGAATCGCACCTTCCGTAATGCCGATGAATCCCATGACCCAGCAGCCCTTGCCGCCTTCGTACAGATCGGCAGAGAAGCGCTTTTTGCGGATCGTGGTCGCAATGGCATAGGCCAGGGGCGGAATGCAGATGGCACAGTTGATGAACACATTGGGCTGGAAAATGCCTTCGGTCATCAGTACATTGCCGGCCATCCAGGCGGACTTGTTGATCGGACCACCCATATCCGAGCAGATCATGGCGCCAAGGATCAGAGCCAGTACCAGCTGTGAGGTTCCGCTTGTGCAGAGCTGACGCAGCCATTCAACCAGGGACGCATTGATGAAGGACAGAGGTCCGGCCAGGATCACACCCATGAGCAGGGCAACAGCACCCGTCGCCAGGAAGGGGCAGATAACCAGCGGCATGATCTGCTGCATGGCATCCGGCAGATGAATGTGTTCCTTGGCCCACTTCACGGTGTAACCAGCCGCAAAGGCAGCAATCAGAGCGCCCAGGAAGCCGGCATTGGTGTTGGAAGCCACCATACCGCCGATCAGGCCAGCGCCAATGGCAGGCTTGTCGGCAATGGAGTAGGCAATGAATCCAGCCAGGACAGTGTTGGTCAGGCCAATACCAGTCCAGCCGACCTGCTCGATCAGATACAGAATGTGGGTGAATCCCTCAGTTTCCGCATAGGGATCCAGGGAGGTGATGCCCATGCAC includes the following:
- a CDS encoding rhomboid family intramembrane serine protease, which produces MKIRLKYNSPVILTFALLCLGVLIFSELTGYRYVSEWFVTHRGPLDSVRTYLTMFTYVLGHASIEHFASNMMLLLLVGPVVEEKYGSKNTLIIILITAVLTAFANMAVTTNGLIGCSGVVFAFIILCSMTSFKRGEIPITMILVVTLYLGQEILAGVLSSDNISQMAHIVGGIAGAAFGFFLEGGRRR
- a CDS encoding PTS fructose transporter subunit IIC → MKKFFKNAVGHVMTGIGYMLPLIVGASLVVAIPKIIALCMGITSLDPYAETEGFTHILYLIEQVGWTGIGLTNTVLAGFIAYSIADKPAIGAGLIGGMVASNTNAGFLGALIAAFAAGYTVKWAKEHIHLPDAMQQIMPLVICPFLATGAVALLMGVILAGPLSFINASLVEWLRQLCTSGTSQLVLALILGAMICSDMGGPINKSAWMAGNVLMTEGIFQPNVFINCAICIPPLAYAIATTIRKKRFSADLYEGGKGCWVMGFIGITEGAIPYTLVKPQVLIPVNMVGGALGAAVTCLLGATAEIPPVGGIYGFISIANGWAYLVGILAGALFIALVSTWLVNFNVNVEGDSSNISLDDIDIDITIE
- a CDS encoding glycoside hydrolase family 38 C-terminal domain-containing protein yields the protein MTKKIHVIPHSHWDREWYFTTSRSKVYLMKDLQDVLETLEKQPEMRFMLDAQASLLDDYLAWRPQDGDRISNLVQKGQLVIGPWYTQTDQMVISAESIVRNLMYGIRRCSEFGPVMNVGYVPDSFGQAGNMPQIYRSFEMDSTVFWRGVCDDMVSHTDFEWEGDDGSRVLAAQIPFGYYIGGNIPESEPESSRFWEQECLKKMGHGATDNVYFPNGFDQAPVRKNLVELIEQRNAADPENTYVISTVEDYLRDVKAAAPDLEKVKGELLMAKHSRIHKSIFSSRSDLKAENTAVQNYVANVLEPLLVISASLGNEYPKKTVEYIWKLLFENAAHDSIGSCIADTVNEDVHTRNKQAMDTALALAELHGRLIATSVAGDKNRLSWTLINPLPQKRKGVRIFTTYVPSDSFGIVNEKGEAVPYTILSMRDLTEYVLNQTIVLNPSDQPEKPEKVYEAVIALKYEVPALGYAQYQIADENTAALLVESDVLENEFYRISVNKNGSLDILEKQSGRLYKNQAVLEENGDDGDSFNYSPPRQDMVIRSSASQADVRIESSPLVSRAIIHLDMKVPTDLEKRSRGIADTVMPVTMTVTLKRGEPVIGFETKVENRGLSHRLCVLFDAEMQTAFNFADQQFGSICRPNRYEKEMAWYEQAAEEKTEAAAGQPVNWAQSNAWQEPPISIEPCQSYAALSEGERTVAVFPQGVREYEIVDGSVIRLTLFRTYGFMGRENLLYRPGRASGESIIETPDAQLLKTMVYSFGAAFVPAALNEARLPQLAKDFNSPVEVYEYARFLNGRLIFSQMETVGTNDRELSLLESDGNLVVSAIKQAEDSEGIVLRLYNGRHQEAVGDRVRFVRRPAHVYELNLREEKIRELPVVDGEVVVDPIGHCKFVTLLVEY
- a CDS encoding putative ABC transporter permease, with the protein product MEPFLINCLHAYFYFMVYSFGGWVVQGLYVGAKDFKFVNTGFFHGPYVPIFGFGCLFIIYIVDRLSMNPFWVFVNTFWLTSVLEYITSWYLQKKYHRLWWDYSKHRFNIHGRVCLLNSTLYGVAGLVVTYVFQPWMENLVAHIPLHAMEGIMVLFTIVFGTDFITTNREMGRHRKALEQLHAHVQRAVSSVAYQDEGFAAAVASLQKMQENSRHVRGFVHQRMDEAYQTSVDRVNRHIQEAGQRVQQVQDRVNARVHEAGARVQAVQDAAASRMQQAHESVESHVQEVSRRVGACRDQLNAEAAGSGSGQKPEPVSTGAGKDGASDVSQTAADAVSEPKSK